Proteins from one Phocoena sinus isolate mPhoSin1 chromosome 8, mPhoSin1.pri, whole genome shotgun sequence genomic window:
- the TIRAP gene encoding toll/interleukin-1 receptor domain-containing adapter protein: protein MASSTSVPAPRSRSKKPLGKMADWFRQSLSRKPTKTPVSPENTRSDGSQPSSSDRPPSLGPSSEVSPTPPPTHLGAHGSSSSSGGRWSKDYDVCVCHSEEDLAAAQELVSYLEGSAAGLRCFLQLRDAAPGGAIVSELCQALSNSHCRVLFITPGFLRDPWCRYQMLQALSEAPGAEGRTIPLMSGLSRAAYPAELRFMYFVNGWGPDGGFRQVKEAVTRYLQTLS, encoded by the exons ATGGCATCATCAACCTCCGTGCCAGCTCCTCGTTCCAGGTCCAAGAAGCCTCTGGGCAAAATGGCTG ACTGGTTCAGGCAGTCCCTGTCGAGAAAGCCCACAAAGACGCCCGTCTCCCCAGAAAACACCCGCAGTGACGGTTCACAGCCGAGCTCCTCGGACAGGCCCCCATCCCTGGGCCCCAGCTCAGAGGTGTCTCCCACCCCGCCACCGACACACTTGGGCGCCCAcggcagcagtagcagcagcggCGGCCGCTGGAGCAAGGACTATGATGTGTGCGTGTGCCACAGCGAGGAGGACCTGGCGGCCGCCCAGGAGCTGGTCTCCTACCTGGAGGGCAGCGCTGCCGGCCTGCGCTGCTTCTTGCAGCTTCGCGACGCAGCCCCCGGCGGCGCCATAGTGTCCGAGCTGTGCCAGGCGCTGAGCAACAGCCACTGTCGCGTGCTGTTCATCACACCGGGCTTCCTCCGGGACCCGTGGTGCAGGTACCAGATGCTGCAGGCGCTGAGCGAGGCCCCCGGGGCGGAGGGCCGCACCATCCCCCTGATGTCAGGCCTCAGCCGAGCCGCCTACCCCGCCGAGCTCCGATTCATGTACTTCGTGAACGGCTGGGGTCCCGACGGTGGCTTTCGCCAAGTCAAGGAGGCTGTCACGCGGT ATCTGCAGACCCTCAGCTGA